In a single window of the Papaver somniferum cultivar HN1 chromosome 8, ASM357369v1, whole genome shotgun sequence genome:
- the LOC113304419 gene encoding shaggy-related protein kinase alpha-like encodes MHVMRRLKSYASGRSSISDPAGDTNTKRVKVEQEIEPEVAPVEVEAAPAAAAAHHSVVDNKIEAAAERGEENIASTSQENDASTSEDPAAIPKAAEKSGVDQLPKELNEMKIKDDKNDNNDDDKSMEATVVNGNGTETGQIITTTIGGRNGQPKQTISYMAERVVGTGSFGVVFQAKCLETGEAVAIKKVLQDKRYKNRELQIMRMFDHPNVVQLKHWFFSTTEKEEVFLNLVLEYVSETVYRVTKHYSRMNQHVPIIFVQLYTYQICRALAYIHTVIGVCHRDIKPQNLLVNPHTHQLKICDFGSAKMLVPGEPNISYICSRYYRAPELIFGATEYTTAIDMWSAGCVFAELLLGQPLFPGESGVDQLVEVIKVLGTPTREEIKCMNPNYTEFKFPQIKAHPWHKVFHKRMPPEAVDLVSRLLQYSPSLRCTALEACAHPFFDELRDPNAVLPNGRPLPPLFDFTPQELAGAPPELVQRLIPEHVKK; translated from the exons ATGCATGTAATGCGCCGTTTGAAGAGTTATGCCTCTGGTCGATCTTCCATTTCTGATCCc GCCGGCGATACGAACACGAAAAGGGTGAAGGTTGAGCAGGAAATAGAACCGGAAGTTGCCCCGGTAGAAGTAGAAGCTGCTCCTGCGGCTGCTGCTGCTCATCATTCTGTAGTAGATAATAAAATAGAGGCTGCTGCTGAGAGAGGAGAAGAGAATATTGCTTCTACATCACAAGAGAATGATGCAAGTACTTCTGAAGATCCCGCTGCTATTCCTAAAGCGGCTGAAAAATCTGGTGTTGATCAACTTCcgaaagaattaaatgaaatgaaaattaaaGATGATAAAAACGACAATAATGATGATGATAAG AGTATGGAAGCCACTGTTGTAAATGGTAATGGAACAGAGACGGGTCAGATAATTACTACAACTATAGGTGGTCGAAACGGTCAGCCAAAACAG ACTATTTCATATATGGCAGAGCGAGTGGTTGGCACTGGTTCATTTGGTGTTGTATTTCAG GCCAAGTGCTTAGAAACAGGCGAAGCGGTTGCTATAAAGAAGGTTCTACAGGATAAAAGATACAAGAATAGAGAACTCCAAATTATGCGCATGTTTGACCATCCTAATGTAGTTCAACTAAAACACTGGTTCTTTTCGACTACTGAAAAAGAGGAGGTGTTTCTCAATTTGGTACTGGAATATGTTTCTGAAACTGTTTACCGAGTTACGAAGCACTATAGCAGGATGAACCAACATGTTCCCATTATCTTTGTACAATTGTATACTTACCAG ATCTGTCGTGCGCTTGCTTACATACATACTGTTATCGGAGTGTGCCATCGTGACATTAAACCGCAAAATTTATTG GTAAACCCACACACTCATCAGTTAAAGATATGTGATTTTGGAAGTGCAAAAATGTTG GTTCCCGGAGAGCCCAATATATCATACATTTGTTCTAGGTACTACAGGGCTCCAGAATTGATCTTTGGAGCCACTGAATACACAACAGCCATTGATATGTGGTCCGCTGGGTGTGTTTTTGCGGAGTTGCTTCTGGGACAG CCTTTATTTCCAGGAGAAAGTGGTGTTGATCAGTTGGTGGAAGTCATCAAG GTTTTGGGGACCCCCACAAGAGAAGAAATTAAATGCATGAATCCAAATTATACAGAGTTCAAGTTTCCTCAGATCAAGGCTCATCCATGGCACAAG GTTTTCCACAAGAGGATGCCTCCTGAAGCTGTTGATCTGGTATCAAGGCTCCTTCAGTATTCACCAAGTCTGCGCTGCACTGCT TTAGAGGCATGTGCACACCCGTTTTTTGATGAGTTGCGAGACCCAAACGCTGTCTTGCCTAATGGCCGTCCACTTCCTCCATTATTTGATTTCACGCCTCAGG AGCTGGCTGGTGCACCCCCTGAACTAGTCCAACGACTAATTCCTGAGCATGTCAAGAAATAA
- the LOC113305200 gene encoding probable 2-oxoglutarate-dependent dioxygenase AOP1, which yields MSKTMVEVEHIIRKMVFESLGVEKYYDSSIEESQNIMRVMKYQAPPSKEPAIGLHTHTDIGILTEGSWLKVLPQKGALTIFVGDALRPLRAWSNGRVYAAKHRVMMSGEKDRYSYGLFASPKEEAVILAPRELVDKEHRLLFRPFTHADFTLHPCRLHSLLLSQHS from the exons ATGAGTAAAACAATGGTAGAGGTGGAGCACATTATTCGAAAAATGGTTTTCGAGAGCCTTGGAGTAGAAAAATACTATGATTCAAGTATTGAAGAAAGCCAGAACATCATGCGCGTCATGAAATACCAAGCACCTCCAAGCAAGGAACCAGCCATCGGTCTACACACCCATACTGATATCGGCATACTAACT GAGGGCAGTTGGCTGAAAGTGTTGCCGCAAAAAGGTGCACTCACCATTTTCGTGGGAGATGCGTTAAGGCCCTTAAGG GCCTGGAGCAACGGTAGAGTATACGCGGCAAAACATAGGGTGATGATGAGTGGAGAGAAAGATAGATACAGTTATGGCTTGTTTGCATCACCAAAAGAAGAAGCCGTGATTCTAGCCCCGCGAGAATTGGTAGATAAAGAACATCGTCTACTCTTTCGACCCTTCACCCATGCAGACTTCACCCTTCACCCATGCAGACTTCATTCGCTTCTACTTTCCCAACATTCATGA